Proteins from one Syntrophus gentianae genomic window:
- a CDS encoding potassium transporter Kup, with the protein MQDHHPDSQNQGKGKFLLLALGALGVVFGDLGTSPLYTIRECFYGTHAIALTGKNLMGTLSLIFWSMTMVLCIKYVVFILRADNRGEGGIFALLGLISRSATKISPRQRSITVLAGILGAGLLCGEGIITPAISVLSAIEGLEVATRAAKPAVVPLTCIILLGLFLVQRRGTADIGTIFGPIMLLWFAAISTLGIFQILNEPRVLHAVNPFHAFDFFARNKFHGFAVLGSVVLCLTGGEALYADLGHFGRNAIRFSWLAIAYPALLLNYFGQGALLLHHPEMKINPFYGVVPELLLYPMVGLATVATVIASQALISGVFSITQQGIQLGFLPRIRIVHTSSEMEGQIYIPFVNYALMIACIGVVLGFGESSGLAGAYGLSVTGTMAISSFLFLLVLVNRRRWPLWKAIPLVATFLVFDLSYLGANFLKIVDGGWFTLLAAMVITAVMTTWRRGREELNRKLQSERLPVEIFLDELAEHSLPRVPGTAIFMTISPAGIPLTLLHHVKHNHMLHEKVLLLTIRSVGVPTVPDRERVTVEDLGQGFYRVEAVDGFMQKPDVPEILRIATKQGLKTDPMTTTFYLGRELLLTTGDSKMLRWRKSLFAFMSRNAGTPAAYFNLPVNRVVELGAQVEI; encoded by the coding sequence TTGCAGGATCATCATCCCGATTCTCAGAACCAGGGAAAGGGGAAATTTCTGCTTCTCGCCCTGGGCGCCCTTGGCGTTGTCTTTGGCGACCTGGGAACCAGTCCGCTCTATACGATCCGGGAATGCTTCTATGGGACGCATGCGATCGCCCTGACCGGCAAAAATCTTATGGGAACCCTTTCGCTGATCTTCTGGTCGATGACCATGGTGCTCTGCATCAAATACGTGGTCTTTATCCTGAGGGCGGACAACCGGGGAGAGGGGGGGATTTTTGCCCTTCTCGGCCTGATCTCCAGATCGGCAACCAAGATATCACCCCGACAGCGTTCCATCACGGTGCTTGCAGGAATTCTGGGAGCGGGACTGCTTTGCGGCGAAGGGATTATCACCCCGGCCATCTCCGTCCTTTCCGCCATAGAAGGCCTTGAGGTGGCGACACGGGCGGCGAAGCCCGCGGTTGTGCCCCTGACCTGCATCATCCTCCTGGGGCTCTTTCTTGTCCAAAGGCGGGGGACAGCGGACATCGGAACCATTTTCGGCCCGATCATGCTCCTTTGGTTTGCAGCCATCAGTACCCTCGGGATCTTTCAGATCCTGAACGAGCCCCGGGTACTGCATGCCGTCAACCCGTTCCATGCCTTTGATTTCTTCGCCAGAAACAAGTTCCATGGATTTGCTGTACTCGGTTCCGTGGTTCTCTGTCTTACCGGTGGAGAGGCCCTCTACGCGGATCTGGGTCATTTCGGACGCAATGCTATCCGCTTCTCCTGGCTGGCCATCGCCTATCCCGCCCTGTTACTCAACTATTTCGGTCAGGGCGCGCTTCTCCTTCACCACCCGGAAATGAAGATCAATCCCTTTTACGGCGTCGTTCCCGAGCTTCTGCTCTATCCGATGGTCGGTCTGGCCACGGTCGCCACGGTCATTGCCTCACAGGCACTCATTTCCGGCGTCTTCTCCATCACCCAACAGGGCATTCAACTGGGTTTTCTCCCCCGTATCCGGATTGTTCACACCTCCAGCGAGATGGAGGGCCAGATCTATATTCCCTTTGTCAACTATGCCCTGATGATTGCCTGTATCGGCGTCGTTCTCGGTTTCGGCGAGTCCAGCGGGTTGGCCGGCGCTTACGGTCTTTCAGTGACCGGAACGATGGCGATCTCCTCCTTCCTGTTCCTCCTGGTTCTGGTCAACAGGCGAAGATGGCCGCTCTGGAAGGCCATCCCCCTGGTGGCAACCTTTCTGGTCTTTGATCTTTCCTATCTGGGAGCCAATTTCCTGAAAATTGTCGATGGAGGATGGTTCACCCTGCTGGCCGCCATGGTTATCACCGCCGTGATGACGACCTGGCGCAGGGGACGGGAAGAACTTAACCGGAAGCTGCAGAGTGAGAGACTGCCGGTGGAGATTTTTCTGGACGAACTGGCGGAGCACAGCCTTCCCCGGGTGCCGGGTACGGCGATCTTCATGACCATTTCTCCTGCCGGTATCCCGCTGACCCTTCTCCACCATGTGAAGCACAACCACATGCTCCATGAAAAGGTTCTGCTCCTCACCATTCGTTCCGTAGGCGTGCCCACGGTTCCAGATCGGGAGAGGGTGACCGTCGAAGACCTTGGCCAGGGATTTTACCGCGTTGAGGCCGTCGATGGATTCATGCAGAAGCCCGATGTGCCCGAAATCCTGAGAATCGCCACCAAACAGGGACTGAAAACGGATCCCATGACGACGACCTTCTACCTGGGCAGAGAACTGCTGCTCACCACCGGAGATTCCAAGATGCTGCGCTGGCGGAAATCGCTCTTCGCTTTTATGTCCCGAAACGCCGGAACCCCTGCGGCCTATTTTAACCTGCCGGTCAACCGGGTGGTGGAACTGGGCGCTCAGGTGGAAATTTAA
- a CDS encoding potassium transporter Kup: protein MGHPDVNGSGSLQNSDNQPQSHLNGKFLFLALGALGVVFGDLGTSPLYTIRECFYGIHAIALTKANLLGTLSLIFWSLTMVVSIKYVIFILRADNRGEGGIFALLGLIPTSAGKITPHRRSMAALAGILAAGLLYGDGIITPAISVLSAIEGLEIATRAAAPAILPLTCLVLLGLFLVQRRGTADIGKIFGPIMLLWFAAIAALGIVQILNEPRVLRAVNPIHAFNFFLNNKFHGLVVLGSVVLCITGGEALYADLGHFGRNPIRFSWLAIAYPALLLNYFGQGALLLISPEMKINPFYGTVPSFLLYPMVCLSTVATVIASQALISGVYSLTQQAIQLGFFPRIRIVHTSSEMRGQIYIPFINYTLMLACIGVVLGFGGSGGLAGAYGIAVTGTMAVTSLLYFLVLIHRWRWPFWKAFPLVSLFLLFDVSFLGANLLKVLDGGWFTLLAALLITVAMTTWRRGREELNRKLQTERLPVEFFLEEVAKHKLGRVPGTAVFMTLSPTGTPPTLLHHVKHIHTLHEQVLLLTIRSVDVPTVPAKERVSVQELGQGFYRIEALNGFMQTPDVPLILKLASGYGLKTDPMTTTFYLGREALLTTGDSKMFRWRKALFAFMSRNAGTPAAYFNLPVNRVVELGAQVEL from the coding sequence ATCGGCCATCCTGATGTAAATGGTTCCGGTTCCTTACAAAATTCCGATAATCAGCCCCAAAGCCATTTGAATGGTAAATTCCTGTTTCTCGCCCTGGGCGCCCTAGGCGTTGTCTTCGGCGATCTGGGAACCAGTCCGCTCTATACAATCCGGGAGTGCTTTTACGGAATTCACGCGATCGCGCTCACCAAAGCAAATCTCCTGGGAACCCTTTCCCTGATCTTCTGGTCGCTGACCATGGTGGTCAGCATCAAATACGTCATCTTTATTCTGCGGGCGGACAACCGGGGGGAAGGCGGGATATTCGCCCTCCTGGGCCTGATCCCAACCTCGGCGGGGAAAATTACCCCTCACAGGCGTTCCATGGCGGCTCTGGCCGGCATCCTGGCCGCAGGACTTCTCTATGGAGACGGGATCATTACACCGGCCATCTCCGTCCTTTCCGCCATAGAAGGCCTGGAGATCGCCACCCGGGCGGCGGCACCGGCCATTCTGCCCCTGACCTGTCTCGTTCTCCTGGGACTCTTTCTGGTGCAACGCCGGGGTACGGCGGACATCGGAAAGATTTTCGGTCCGATCATGCTCTTGTGGTTTGCCGCGATCGCTGCACTGGGCATCGTTCAGATCCTGAATGAGCCGCGTGTTCTCCGGGCGGTCAACCCGATTCATGCCTTTAATTTTTTCCTCAACAACAAGTTCCATGGCCTCGTTGTCCTTGGTTCCGTGGTCCTCTGCATCACCGGTGGAGAGGCCCTTTACGCCGATCTGGGTCATTTCGGCCGCAATCCGATTCGCTTTTCCTGGCTGGCCATTGCCTATCCGGCTCTGCTGCTCAACTATTTCGGTCAGGGTGCCCTTCTCCTTATCTCTCCGGAGATGAAGATCAACCCCTTTTATGGCACGGTTCCCTCATTCCTCCTTTATCCCATGGTCTGTCTGTCCACGGTCGCGACGGTCATCGCCTCCCAGGCGCTCATTTCCGGGGTTTATTCTCTTACTCAGCAGGCCATTCAACTGGGTTTTTTTCCCCGCATCCGGATTGTTCACACCTCCAGTGAAATGCGGGGCCAGATCTACATTCCCTTTATCAATTATACCCTGATGCTTGCCTGCATAGGCGTTGTCCTCGGCTTCGGCGGCTCAGGGGGACTGGCCGGGGCCTATGGCATTGCGGTGACCGGAACGATGGCGGTCACCTCTCTTCTTTACTTCCTCGTCCTGATTCATCGATGGAGATGGCCTTTCTGGAAGGCTTTTCCACTCGTTTCGCTCTTTCTCCTCTTCGACGTATCCTTCCTGGGAGCAAATCTTCTGAAAGTGCTCGATGGCGGGTGGTTTACCCTGCTGGCCGCCCTGCTCATCACCGTCGCGATGACCACCTGGCGGAGAGGACGGGAAGAGCTCAACCGGAAGCTGCAGACCGAAAGGCTTCCCGTAGAGTTTTTCCTCGAAGAGGTGGCGAAACACAAGCTTGGCCGGGTGCCTGGAACGGCGGTCTTCATGACCCTTTCCCCAACGGGGACGCCTCCGACGCTTCTTCACCACGTGAAGCACATCCACACGCTCCATGAACAGGTCCTACTGCTCACCATCCGCTCGGTGGACGTGCCGACCGTTCCGGCAAAAGAAAGAGTCTCCGTCCAGGAGCTGGGCCAGGGATTTTACCGGATTGAGGCGCTGAACGGCTTCATGCAGACGCCCGATGTGCCGCTCATTTTGAAGCTCGCTTCCGGTTACGGACTGAAAACGGACCCCATGACCACGACCTTCTACCTGGGCAGAGAGGCACTGCTCACCACGGGTGATTCAAAAATGTTCCGCTGGCGAAAGGCCCTGTTTGCCTTCATGTCCCGCAACGCCGGGACTCCCGCCGCCTACTTCAATCTGCCGGTCAACCGGGTGGTGGAGCTGGGCGCTCAGGTTGAACTCTAA
- a CDS encoding NADPH-dependent FMN reductase produces the protein MTKKIAVFVGSLRKESFNRKMAGALMELAPKSLTFEMIEIGQLPLYNQDYDDEGTPPAEYSEFRQSVKPFDGVLFVTPEYNRSVPAVLKNALDVGSRPFGQSVWGGKPGAVVSVSPGAIGGFGANHHLRQSLVFLDIPIMAQPEAYIGGAAQLFDGEGKIANEGTRGFLVKFMETFAAWVEKNTAKNA, from the coding sequence ATGACGAAAAAGATTGCTGTTTTTGTCGGAAGCCTGCGCAAGGAGTCTTTCAACCGGAAAATGGCCGGGGCGCTGATGGAGCTGGCGCCGAAATCCCTCACCTTTGAAATGATCGAGATCGGCCAGCTTCCCCTCTACAATCAGGACTATGATGACGAGGGGACACCGCCTGCGGAGTACAGCGAGTTCCGGCAGAGCGTGAAGCCCTTTGACGGCGTCCTGTTCGTGACGCCGGAATACAACCGCTCCGTTCCAGCCGTGCTGAAGAACGCTCTCGATGTGGGATCGCGGCCCTTCGGCCAGAGTGTCTGGGGGGGAAAACCCGGTGCGGTGGTCAGCGTCTCACCGGGGGCGATCGGCGGTTTTGGCGCCAATCATCATCTTCGACAATCCCTTGTGTTTCTGGATATTCCCATCATGGCGCAGCCCGAGGCTTACATCGGTGGTGCAGCGCAGCTGTTCGACGGGGAGGGAAAGATTGCCAATGAGGGGACCCGTGGGTTTCTGGTCAAGTTTATGGAGACTTTTGCGGCCTGGGTCGAGAAGAACACGGCCAAAAATGCTTGA
- a CDS encoding cation-translocating P-type ATPase, which translates to MQSVNSDLDLLKFPGLSETEAAQRLKREGYNELSSSRGHTIWNIAFDVVREPMFLLLVACGVIYLFLGDVHEALMLLGFVLVVMGITLYQERKTERALEALRDLSSPRALVIRDGRERRIAGREVVQGDILVVKEGDRIPADGVLLSCLSLSVDESLLTGESAPVRKSAAPCADGMGRPGGDDLPFIYSGTLAVQGQCIAEVLATGSNTELGKIGKALQDVTPEESLLQKETGRLVRHLTLLGLSLCAVVVVVYGLTRGSWLHGFLAGITLAMATLPEEFPVVLTVFLALGAWRISQKRVLTRRMPAVEALGSATVLCVDKTGTLTENRMTVHKMFAQGRYYTLENASSPGLPESFHELTEFSILASQIDPFDPMEKAIKQLGERYLAETEHLHFDWTLVHEYPLSQKLLSLSRVWKSPDGGNYIIAAKGSPEAIADLCHLDREAAAELDRHVRSLADDGLRVLGVAKAAFEPSALPAEQHDFLFEFLGLVGLADPVRASVPDSIRECRSAGVRVVMITGDYPGTARNIARQIGLAPSDDCLTGAELDAMSDEELRQRISEVNIYARVVPEQKLRLVEALKAKGEIVAMTGDGVNDAPALKSAHIGIAMGGRGTDVAREAASLVLLDDDFSSIVQALRLGRRIFDNIRKAIAYIVAIHVPIAGISLIPVLCKWPLILMPVHILFLELIIDPACSIVFENEREETDVMTRPPRNPAEPLLNTRTLAISLLQGMSVLVILLLVFLLSFNEGHGERDARALTFTTLIVANLCLILTNRSWSRTILASLKSPNPALWWVIGGTLLFLGLVLYLPLLLHLFKFDRLHPFDLWLCLAAGTFSILWFEGLKFFQGLRKSSSKR; encoded by the coding sequence ATGCAATCGGTGAACAGCGACCTCGATCTTCTTAAATTTCCGGGACTATCGGAAACGGAAGCGGCGCAGCGGTTAAAGCGGGAGGGGTATAACGAGCTGTCTTCTTCCCGAGGGCACACCATCTGGAACATCGCTTTCGATGTCGTCCGTGAGCCGATGTTTCTGCTGCTGGTGGCCTGTGGAGTCATCTATCTTTTCCTGGGGGATGTTCATGAGGCATTGATGCTGCTCGGTTTTGTCCTTGTCGTCATGGGCATTACCCTTTATCAGGAACGTAAGACGGAGCGGGCTTTGGAGGCCCTGCGGGATCTTTCCAGTCCCCGCGCCCTGGTGATCCGGGATGGCCGGGAAAGACGGATTGCCGGACGGGAGGTCGTCCAGGGGGACATCCTCGTTGTGAAGGAGGGGGACCGCATTCCCGCCGACGGGGTATTGCTCTCCTGCCTCAGCCTTTCGGTGGACGAGTCCCTGCTGACGGGGGAATCCGCACCCGTCCGGAAGTCGGCCGCTCCCTGCGCCGATGGAATGGGGCGTCCCGGCGGCGACGACCTCCCCTTTATTTACTCCGGAACCCTGGCCGTGCAGGGCCAGTGCATCGCAGAGGTCCTTGCCACGGGCAGCAACACGGAGCTCGGTAAAATCGGCAAGGCCCTGCAGGACGTTACGCCGGAAGAGTCCCTCCTGCAGAAAGAGACGGGCCGACTGGTGCGTCATCTCACGCTCCTTGGACTTTCCCTGTGCGCCGTGGTCGTTGTCGTCTACGGGCTGACTCGGGGAAGCTGGCTCCATGGATTCCTGGCCGGCATTACCCTGGCCATGGCGACCCTGCCGGAAGAGTTTCCCGTTGTACTGACCGTCTTTCTCGCCCTCGGGGCCTGGCGCATTTCTCAGAAGCGGGTGCTCACCCGGCGCATGCCGGCGGTCGAGGCCCTCGGTTCGGCCACCGTGTTGTGCGTGGACAAAACGGGCACGCTGACCGAAAACCGGATGACCGTCCACAAAATGTTCGCCCAAGGCCGCTATTACACACTGGAGAACGCCTCTTCCCCAGGATTACCGGAATCTTTTCACGAGCTGACGGAGTTCAGCATCCTGGCCAGTCAAATCGACCCCTTTGACCCGATGGAAAAGGCGATCAAGCAGCTGGGCGAACGCTACCTGGCGGAAACGGAGCATCTTCACTTCGACTGGACCCTGGTTCATGAATACCCTCTTTCCCAGAAACTGCTTTCCCTTTCCCGCGTCTGGAAATCCCCAGATGGTGGGAATTACATCATTGCCGCCAAGGGATCGCCGGAAGCGATTGCCGATCTCTGCCACCTGGACCGGGAAGCGGCGGCGGAACTGGATCGACACGTCCGCTCCCTGGCGGATGACGGCCTGCGGGTGTTGGGAGTTGCCAAAGCCGCCTTTGAGCCCTCTGCTCTGCCTGCGGAACAGCATGACTTCCTTTTCGAGTTTCTCGGCCTGGTCGGATTGGCGGATCCGGTGCGGGCCTCGGTTCCGGATTCGATCCGGGAATGCCGTTCGGCCGGCGTCCGCGTGGTGATGATTACCGGGGACTATCCCGGAACGGCCCGGAACATTGCCCGGCAGATCGGCCTGGCGCCCAGTGACGACTGCCTGACGGGAGCTGAACTGGACGCCATGTCGGACGAGGAATTGCGACAGCGGATTTCGGAAGTCAATATCTATGCCCGGGTTGTCCCGGAGCAGAAACTCCGGCTGGTGGAAGCCCTCAAGGCGAAGGGCGAGATTGTGGCAATGACAGGGGATGGGGTCAACGACGCCCCGGCCTTGAAGTCCGCCCATATCGGGATTGCCATGGGAGGGCGCGGGACCGATGTGGCGCGGGAGGCGGCATCTCTGGTGCTCCTTGACGACGATTTTTCTTCCATCGTCCAGGCTCTGCGCCTGGGCCGCCGGATCTTCGACAACATCCGGAAGGCGATCGCCTACATCGTCGCGATCCATGTGCCGATTGCCGGAATCTCTCTGATTCCCGTGCTTTGCAAGTGGCCCCTCATTCTGATGCCGGTGCATATCCTCTTTCTGGAATTGATCATTGATCCGGCCTGCTCGATCGTCTTCGAAAATGAGCGGGAAGAAACCGATGTAATGACCCGTCCCCCCCGAAACCCGGCAGAACCCCTTTTGAACACCAGAACCCTGGCCATCAGCCTCCTTCAGGGAATGAGCGTCCTGGTCATACTTCTGCTGGTCTTTCTGCTCTCTTTTAATGAGGGGCACGGAGAAAGGGATGCCCGGGCCTTGACCTTCACGACCCTGATTGTGGCCAACCTCTGCCTGATTTTGACCAACCGGTCCTGGTCACGAACGATTCTGGCCTCTCTGAAATCTCCCAACCCCGCCCTATGGTGGGTCATCGGAGGGACACTTCTCTTCCTGGGACTGGTCCTGTATCTCCCTCTCTTGCTGCATCTCTTCAAATTTGACCGGCTTCACCCTTTCGATCTCTGGCTGTGTCTGGCAGCGGGGACGTTCAGCATCCTCTGGTTTGAGGGGCTCAAATTCTTTCAGGGTCTCCGAAAATCTTCTTCTAAAAGATGA
- a CDS encoding VPLPA-CTERM sorting domain-containing protein codes for MFLIGLVVLLFASSGHAMIWNWSFSTEAGTFTTDGTGTPGWYNVSDFSVTSTGMGATIGSWSGSQYAASGYSTETPYKFQWDGSAVVKWDSAGSNSFDWLVFKDLAQPYYYFFGWETGNFNTVDQAAYYYEYGSVSQPSYHVDVDQGGVVPIPGAILLFAPGLAGLIAVRRRLKV; via the coding sequence TTGTTTTTAATCGGCCTTGTCGTCTTGCTCTTCGCAAGTTCAGGCCACGCCATGATATGGAACTGGTCATTCAGTACCGAGGCAGGTACCTTTACAACAGACGGCACCGGCACACCAGGCTGGTACAATGTATCGGACTTCTCAGTCACCAGCACCGGTATGGGCGCCACAATCGGCAGCTGGTCCGGAAGCCAGTATGCCGCTTCCGGATACTCTACCGAAACACCCTATAAGTTTCAATGGGATGGCTCAGCCGTGGTAAAATGGGATTCCGCCGGAAGTAACTCGTTCGATTGGCTGGTATTCAAGGACCTGGCGCAGCCTTATTACTATTTCTTCGGATGGGAAACGGGCAACTTCAATACGGTAGATCAGGCAGCATATTATTATGAATACGGCAGCGTTAGTCAACCATCCTATCACGTTGATGTCGACCAGGGGGGCGTCGTGCCCATTCCCGGAGCGATTCTTCTCTTTGCTCCCGGTCTTGCCGGTCTGATTGCAGTGAGGAGACGGCTCAAGGTGTAG
- a CDS encoding Spy/CpxP family protein refolding chaperone, which produces MKKVLTMMAVLVLVAAVAVPSFAYRGWRGHGDGPCGDITKYPGLNLTVDQKAKLTEMRTAHLKDIKPLQDKLFSKKGDLRLLWQEKNLDQAKITALDKEVRVLRDQIHDKRTSYQWAVYKLLTPEQREQFKGFGPGGACSGPGMGPGMGHGMGPGNGPGHGPGHGPGMMMGPAAD; this is translated from the coding sequence ATGAAAAAAGTACTGACGATGATGGCCGTGTTGGTCCTCGTGGCGGCAGTCGCTGTACCCTCTTTTGCCTATCGGGGATGGAGAGGACATGGGGATGGTCCCTGCGGTGATATTACAAAATATCCGGGATTGAACCTGACAGTGGACCAGAAAGCCAAACTGACGGAGATGCGGACCGCTCATTTGAAGGACATCAAGCCGCTTCAGGACAAGTTGTTCAGCAAAAAGGGCGACCTGAGACTCCTCTGGCAGGAAAAGAACCTGGATCAGGCCAAAATCACGGCCCTGGACAAGGAAGTCCGAGTCCTTCGGGATCAGATTCACGACAAGAGGACCAGCTATCAGTGGGCCGTTTACAAACTCCTGACTCCGGAACAGCGGGAGCAATTCAAAGGCTTTGGTCCCGGTGGAGCCTGCTCCGGTCCCGGGATGGGTCCGGGCATGGGGCACGGAATGGGTCCTGGTAACGGTCCCGGGCATGGTCCCGGTCATGGCCCCGGCATGATGATGGGTCCGGCAGCGGATTAG
- a CDS encoding pentapeptide repeat-containing protein, which yields MKEKTHLEILKEGAAIWNTWRSQNPLQLPNLRRADLSSAELSGADLREADLSEANLKAANLSSANLQRADLTEANLQAAKLSRTNLSGAHLGEADLSGADLTEANLRHADLRMTNFSKANLQGADLSEATLNEVDLSGANLRRADLSRTNLAEANIRGADLTEANLSRADLSEADLSGSYLIEAYLVGANLSKADLSEAYLRKADLSRANLTGANLRGTNLKGADLSEADLTGTNLTETDLKGEHS from the coding sequence ATGAAAGAAAAGACACATCTTGAGATTCTGAAAGAAGGGGCAGCAATCTGGAACACCTGGAGGTCCCAAAATCCCCTGCAACTCCCCAACCTTCGCCGGGCGGATCTCAGCAGCGCAGAGCTCAGCGGAGCGGACCTGCGGGAGGCGGACCTCAGCGAGGCCAACCTCAAGGCGGCAAACCTCAGTTCGGCAAACCTCCAGAGGGCGGATCTTACCGAGGCGAATCTCCAGGCGGCGAAGCTTTCTCGAACCAACCTCAGCGGGGCACACCTCGGAGAGGCGGATCTCAGCGGAGCGGATCTCACCGAGGCGAATTTGCGTCATGCTGATCTCCGGATGACCAACTTCAGCAAGGCGAACCTGCAGGGAGCGGACCTGAGTGAAGCGACGCTCAACGAGGTCGATCTTTCCGGAGCCAATCTCCGCAGAGCGGATCTTTCCCGGACCAATCTTGCCGAAGCGAATATCCGGGGTGCGGATCTCACCGAGGCGAATCTAAGCAGGGCAGACCTCAGCGAGGCGGACCTCAGTGGATCTTATCTCATTGAAGCCTACCTGGTCGGAGCGAACCTGTCCAAGGCGGACCTCAGTGAGGCATATCTCCGGAAAGCGGATCTTTCCCGGGCGAATCTGACCGGGGCAAATCTTCGGGGGACGAACCTGAAGGGTGCGGACCTCAGCGAGGCGGACCTTACCGGAACAAATCTCACCGAGACGGATCTTAAGGGGGAACATTCATGA